Within the Zea mays cultivar B73 chromosome 10, Zm-B73-REFERENCE-NAM-5.0, whole genome shotgun sequence genome, the region ccaggcgggcccacaagtcagaagctccaacggctagaatccaacggcagtgatgacgtggcaggggcaccggactgtccggtgtgcaccggactgtccggtgcgccatcgagcagacgcctccagccaacggtcacttttggtggttggggctataaataccccaaccaccccacattcattgccatccaagttttccaacttctaaccacttacaagagctaggcactcaattctagacacatacaaagagatcaaatcctctccaattccactcaagcctttagtgactagcgagagagatttgtcgtgttcttttgagctcttgcgcttggatcgcattctttctttctcttttgctcttgtgatcaacactcaattgtaaccgaggcaagaggcaccgattgtgtggtggcccttgcggggaagttttgttcccggttgattgagaagaaggaaagctcactcggtccgagggaccgtttgagagagggaagggttgaaagagacccggcctttgtggcctcctcaacggggagtaggtttgcaagaaccgaacctcggtaaaacaaatccacgtgtcactctctttatttgcttgcgatttgttttgcgccctctcttgcggactcatttattattactaacgctaacaccggcttgtagttgtgattatttttgtaaatttcagtttcgccctattcaccccccctctaggcgactatcagaaccATATGACAATCGAACAATCATTCCCGCACTAATCCATTGTACACAGGGTTCTGCTCTAGGACCTAGCGGCCCTCCGTAACCTCTTGAGGCGCAACAAAGGGTCGGTGGAGAGGGGACCTGCTACGCCAATAGGAGGAAACAACCTCCTTGAAGCCATGGCGAAGGCACCAACAATTATTGAAACGAAAGATAGATGGCTAGGGGAAGAGGAAGTCACTGAAGCTTTCAAATGAGTGTGATCAAATGTTTGCATCGGGTTGGGGTTAGACGTCTTCATAGCTTTGAACGAGAATGTCACATCGTACTCTTGTTGACTAATGTTTGTTATACCATCTGATTTGACAATTTCTATTTGCACAAATCACgagtttttattttttttatgacGCATATGTGATCCGTATCATCCAAGGCTGTAGCTTAACATGCCAATGCGTTGAACGGATGTGAAAAGGAGTCGAAGCCTATGATTCTCATAAGAAGCACAAATTTAATATTTGAACCGTGCAACATATGCACAGAAAAGGTATAAACATAAGCTACAACGGTTGTAAAACTATTCTATATATTTGTATGAACATGTGGACGTGAAAAACACAGAACTAGGATTTAAAACATGAGAGTTTCACATAAGGTAAGGGTTACTAGCGTTTTTGTAACTAAAATAAAGTTATATTGATTTTAAATAAATCAACATAAAAGTCATACACCAGCTGATTGAaaataagggggtgtttggttagagggactaaatattagtctctagtttttagtcccatttagtcccttttttgccaaacactaggactaaaatatagactaaaatgatttagtttttagtccttcacataggtgctaaaagagactaaaagccCACATAAGTGTATTCCAAGAGCATTTGAGTCTTTGGACAATATATTTAATGACTTTAGAATCTATTTAGTCCTTATAACCAAACAAGtagggactaaaatttagtcctaagactaattgaaaccaaacatggcctaaaATTGTCGATCGGACAAATTGCAGATTGATTTCGTTGATGGACACAAAAAGACATGGTCGATCGCGTTGATTTTTTATAATTACAGTTAAATTTAGAAAAAATGACTAGCACATATATCATGATGACGAATAAAAAAAACTATAGAAACAAAATTGTAAGAGACCcctgaaaaaggaaaaaaaaaaccGTACCACCATGGGCCATGGCCATGTGAAATTAACGGTAGCCGCACTACCGCCGCCCGCCGTCGTAGAGAACCAGTCGTTGACAAGCGGTCCACCTACTAGCACTGCCCCACAAGTCATTCTCGTAGACGTGGCACCTTTGAAATATCTCCAGGTCGTCTTTTAATAGCCGGCTCCACTAGCCGAACCCAGTGCAGTACTATATATCCACATAGCGCACACCTGCTTGTGAAAAGTTCAATCTTGAGTGTCGCTTGTTTCAAATCCCACCTTTGCTTGCTCCCCCCGGCTCCTCCTCCTCGTACCAAATCTAGGGTTCCCGATCGAAatcctgcgccgccgccgccgccactgccGTTGGCGATAATGTCGGCCAGCACCGAGCCCGAGAAGgacgccgctgccgctgccgccacCGAGGGCGACGAGAAGACGGAGGCGAAGGACAGCGGCTCCGGCTGGGAGCTGCTGTACTGCGGCGGGACGAGCTTCGACGCCATGGGTCGGAAGGTGGTGGGCGGGGCGCAGGGCAACCTGGTGTCGCCGACTCGGCTGCGGCCGCTCGTGGGCGTTGATATCCGCTTCGTTGCCTCTGGATGCAGTGAGTCCCGTCTTCCTTGCCCGCATTTGAGATGATGTGCGCGTCATTTTTTTTTGGCAGCACGGGAGGTGCTGGAACCCGTTGATGCTTACAAAGGTTTAGATTAGTTTATGATCATATATGCAATCAAACGAAAGCAGGTCCAGTTGGTCTGTGGTCCTTGTCTGGACTTTAGATTCGTTTAGGGATTGGATCATTCGATCTGTCTGGATTGCAAGTCTGTAAAGGATTTTTTTGGGGGATAAAAAATAGGTCTTTGTGGTACCATTTTGGGTATAACTATCCAGTACAGCCTTAGTTGCACCAATGTTGAGAAGATTAGTTCGAAACAATATGCAAAGACTACATAATTGTAACTTCTTCAGCACCCCTACCCTTTATCATGTAATTTCACCAAAATATGTAATTGAAATAGCTGCATTTTTTGGCGGTTGGGGTGTTAAATAGATACAGATGGAATGAGCTGGGCTGGGTTACTTGCCCCCAAAAAATGGCACCTGCAGGGCGAGGGGGATGGGTGATTGAACGAATACAAATGGGGCGGTCGGCTTGGACAAAAAGAAACGAAGGGGAGTGGTGGGAGACCTAAATGTCGGAGTACATTGCCGTTACCTCTTGTCGCTTTGCCTCCAATGCAGCCAACCCGCCACTCTTTGCCCCTCTCCCTCTGTGCACGTGGACGGGTGGAGCAGAGGCATCGAGGAGGTCAGGAGTGCTCGTTGGCGGCATGCAGATGATGGCTTGGCAGTGACATGCCGACGTGAGAGGCTGATATGGCTTACACACTCCGACAAAGTCCTCACTAATTGCAGCATGCGAGTGATAGGGGGCTGGGGGTTGTAATTGTAAAGGCGTGGAACGGAGATTGATTGAGATGGAAACCATCCAATACACTGTTCTTTTATTCTAAAAATCACCTCTTGCTTGATTTGATTGGTGAATAAATCGAGGTACTATTGTAATCGTATATTGAATGCTACATGCTTTACTACGTTCTGTATTTGCTTTCAGTTATCGGAATTTGAATTCAACAGTTGTTCAATATACTTCTCAGCCTTTGCTAATGACTTGGTTTAACATTTTTCCCAGCTGCTTGCCACTGTGTTGCTTTAGATGCTGGAGGCAAATGTTATACATGGGGTCGCAACGAGGTATAAATCTGTATAGTCAGTTACACTTATTGTATTTATTGCTTAACACTGAAACCTTCTAGCAGAAGGGACAGCTAGGGCATGGAGATACTCTTCTGCGTAACCTGCCGACTGTTGTTTCTCAACTATCAAAGTAAGATAGTTTATTTGCCTACAACAGAAAACTCTTTACCTGCAGTTTTATTATTAATAGCTGGCTATAGTATTGGTAAACTCGCGAGCTAATTAGATAGTATTACTAATATGATTGTTTTGAAGCCGTTGAACATTCTTTGTGTTCAAAGATATTAACATACACTTGTTAAACCTGCAGATACAAAATCATCAAAGCATGTGTTGGAAGAAACCATACAGTGGTTGTAACTGATGATGGCAAATCCTTATCTTTCGGTCATAACAAGCATGGACAGTTAGGGACGGGTTCCTTAAGGAATGGTTGGTACCTTTCACTTCTTATTGCCTGTGAGTAGTCACAGAGGTGCCAACACACATCATTTTGGTGCTAAGTGCTAACATATTGTTACGTTTTTCAAGTTTAAACAATCATGATACACTCTGCAAACATTTtgatattttaatagtttcttttTTCCCCTTATGCTGGATGAAACCGCTAGTATTTTGATGTAGCATCTGATGTGAACTTGAATTATCTTTGATTACATGTTGGGAATGGCATTTCGTACACTCCTTTTGCCCCTAGTGTCTGTGGGGCAATTGATAAACTTAACTTTCAGCATAGTGGTATTATCATTTTCCAGGATCAATAATTGGTCGAATCTTGTGGAGATCTTTCCCCTCTTCGATCTTACATGTTGCTATTTTACTGTGATTCTTCAATTGCTGCAGAGATTGAGTCATCGCCAGTGTCCTGTATCGTTGCGGAAGCAACCAACGTTGCATGTGGGGCTGATTTTACTGCCTGGTTGTCATCTGTGGAAGGCTCTTCTATACTGTATGTCTTTGCTGGAGATCTAAAACTACAAATCTTCAACCGTTTTTATTAGTATCTGCTTCGGCTGTGTTAGTGGATGTGTTGTTCATCAGTTTTTTTTGAGGCAGTATTTTATTCTTTGTTATTCAGTACAGCAGGTCTTCCCCAATATGGTCAACTCGGGCATGGAACTGATAATGAGGTTGGTTGTTACTCTTAATTCTTAAAACACATGTTGGCTTTTCTCTTATTTTTATGTATCCAACTGATTTGATTTATGCTATTTCAGTACAATGCTAAAGAATCGTCTGTGAAACTGACCTATGAACCCCAGCCCCGTCCAAGAGCAATAGCTGCATTTTCTGGGAAAACTGTTGTCAAAGTTGCATGCGGAACTAACCATACAGGTTTTTCTCATGCCTTCTTTATGTTTTCCATCATGACTAACGCTGATGTGAACCCTGTTTCTTTACTTGTATGTTGCAGTTGCAGTTGATTCCAATGGCTTTGTTTACACGTATGTGTTTAATTCTCTATTTGTTTTACACAATTTCAAAACTAATAGCTAATAGGTGTGAGTGCCTCTATGTATGGTTTACAAAGACTGCATATGTGCAGGACCTGTGTTTTCAGGCTTAATGTCTTCTATTTTCTCTTACTGATGTTTTATTTTTTGACAGCTGGGGCTTCGGTGGATATGGAAGGTATGATATTATTGGCATGCGTCCTACTGTAACCATGTTATAGTCCAAACCCAAGGAGGTGCATAAGGCAAGGCTTGCTTGTTACTTAGGTTGGGGCATAGAGAACAGAAGGATGAATGGCAACCTCGCCTTGTAGAAGTCTTCCAGAAGCACAATGTTCTGCCTCCTAATGCCATTGTCTCAGCTGGTTCTGTGAGTTCTGCATGCACTGCTGGTATGGTACAGCTAGCTCTAGTGCAAATGCCATTCTTGTATTCATTTAATTTAAGCTTATGCTTAGACTGGGGATAATATGTTTCTGTGGTATTTTGCTTGTTTTCATGGATGAACTGGTAACCTTAACATTTTTTTGGTATCATCTGTTGGTATCTTCCCTGTATTTTAGACGGTGCATGCATTTTCTTAAACCTGAGTTTTTACCTATATGAATGTAAGTGCTCATCTTACAGAAATCACTAGTGGAACTTTCTCAATACTTGGTTACCTCATGAATCTTGATGCTGCTGCTATCGCATTAGACATCACATTACTTCATTTAAGGCAAAGCATGGAAGCATTTTTTGTGCATACTACCTGTAAGCCCCTTACAGTTACTTTGATAATTGACACTGAATGCTACAGACGAAGAGATCTAGATGTGGCTGAAGAGTTAGGTTTTATTTGCTCTGCTGCTTTTAAACTGTGTTGCAGCCCATTTAGATGTTGCTTTCTAGATAAGCAAAAATAAGGTTTTGGGTAGTGACGATGAATCGTCAGTGAGGATACAGGATGCACCCCCCTAGGTTCGACAGGGGTTTAGGCGATCACCGTGAGTTCAGGACCTCCACAGGGGCTTGGTATACTCCGGGTTAACGGAGAGAACACGGCGTGGGAGAGTGTAGGATGCACGAGGGACGCTGGATTTAGAGAGGTTGGGAGCCGCTGGAGTGTAATACACTAATACCCTATGCCCTTTGGTTGCTGGTTGTATTGCTTGGAACCCAGGAATGGCTAAGTGTTGTGTGTTATTTGTCCATTGTTTGGCCGGACGTGTGTATGTTGCCCCTTTAGAAGGGGTCCCAGGAGGGGGTTACAAGTTGCGTGGTGTTGCCCTGGCAGCCAAACCACTCATGCTGTTACTATTGGAAGTGTAACCGTCCATCCGTCGTCTGCACGTCGTGGGTGGTCAAAGACTCAAAGTCACCCATACTCCGTGGATGAAGTCGTCACCAGACGTGGTGGTCGTCGTCCATGCATGTGCCACAATGGTGCACTACCGCCACACCTAGGATGTTCCAGCCTGACAACTAGCGTGGCACATAATGTGGGCACGACCATGCCTATCCTGTTGAACAGGCACCACACAACTGCCCTTTGACTTCAACTCCTTGACCAATCGCGTTGTGGGTGGCCCAGTCACTTGGCGTGCCCGGAGTCCGCTAGGGGTCCCTGGGGCACGTTGCACGCCTGGACCCTAGTGTGGTCGGCAGAGAGGGTGGAGGCAGCAGGCCTCTCGGAGGGTCGTGG harbors:
- the LOC100193728 gene encoding uncharacterized LOC100193728, with translation MSASTEPEKDAAAAAATEGDEKTEAKDSGSGWELLYCGGTSFDAMGRKVVGGAQGNLVSPTRLRPLVGVDIRFVASGCTACHCVALDAGGKCYTWGRNEKGQLGHGDTLLRNLPTVVSQLSKYKIIKACVGRNHTVVVTDDGKSLSFGHNKHGQLGTGSLRNEIESSPVSCIVAEATNVACGADFTAWLSSVEGSSILTAGLPQYGQLGHGTDNEYNAKESSVKLTYEPQPRPRAIAAFSGKTVVKVACGTNHTVAVDSNGFVYTWGFGGYGRLGHREQKDEWQPRLVEVFQKHNVLPPNAIVSAGSVSSACTAGGGQLYMWGKMKNTGDDWMYPKPVMDLSGWNIRCMASGNMHHIVGADDSCISWGVAQNGELGYGPNGQKSSANPKKVDILEGMHVTSVGCGFGLSLIVVDRANVGDRLGQLEIYDGDTGAEVEKVEVQVTKKASASTNSRANKRKKTKDVSESESEEDDDDDEDESGDDENGGVEESKGRRGRKPANRGRGRGGKKATPEAKPSGRGRGRPKKTESSAQKAGGTSGRGKRGRPRK